In one Moritella sp. 5 genomic region, the following are encoded:
- the nirB gene encoding nitrite reductase large subunit NirB produces the protein MSKVRLVIIGNGMVGHRYIEDLVEKAEIENFDITVFCEEPRVAYDRVHLSSYFSHHTADELSLVKEGFYGKHNINVLIGERAININRSQKIIYSNSGREIKYDKLIMATGSTPWVPPIKGNESKDCFVYRTIEDLKTIEATAKRSKSGVVVGGGLLGLEAAGALKALGVETHVIEFSPVLMAEQLDREGGEQLRKKIEKLGVQVHTSKNTLEIVAQGETARNTMKFADGTELEVDFIVFSTGIRPQDKLAHQSGLATGRRGGITITDQCVTSDNDVYAIGECASWNEQFFGLVAPGYKMAQVAVDHLLGHESVFEGADMSAKLKLLGVKVGSIGDANGRTPGCKSFVYLDETEEVYKRIIVSEDGKKLLGAVLIGDTSDYGNLLQLKLNDMDLPEHPDSLILPAHAGGDKPAMGADSLPDTAVLCSCFDVTKGKIAAAVADGHTTIGEIKAVTKAGTGCGGCLPLITQVLNSELAKSGIEVKNHLCCHFEYSRQELFHLIRIECIKTFDELLTKYGKGYGCEVCKPTVGSILASCWGEHILSRDNVGLQDTNDNFLGNMQKDGTYSVIPRMAGGEVTPQALAVLADVAAEYNLYTKITGAQRIGLFGAHKGDLPTIWKKLIAGGYETGQAYAKALRMAKTCVGSTWCRFGVQDSVGLGVLLENRYKGIRTPHKMKFGVSGCTRECAEAQGKDLGLIATDSGWNMYVCGNGGMNPRHADLLASDLDEATLLQYIDRFLMFYVRTADKLQRTSVWMDNLEGGVDYLREVVVNDKLGINEQLETDINKLINEFRCEWSEVVESEEQQKRFAHFINSDEQDSNVRFVSARDQHRPASTAEKADTYTITVEEHA, from the coding sequence ATGAGCAAAGTCAGACTGGTTATTATTGGTAACGGTATGGTTGGCCACCGTTACATCGAAGACTTAGTAGAAAAAGCTGAAATCGAAAATTTTGATATAACTGTATTTTGTGAAGAACCCCGCGTTGCCTATGATCGCGTCCATCTCTCTTCTTATTTCTCTCATCATACTGCCGATGAATTATCTCTGGTAAAAGAAGGTTTTTATGGCAAGCATAATATCAATGTATTAATTGGTGAACGTGCTATCAATATTAACCGCTCACAGAAGATCATTTATTCAAACTCAGGCCGTGAAATAAAATACGACAAATTGATTATGGCAACGGGCTCAACACCTTGGGTACCACCAATTAAAGGTAACGAAAGTAAAGATTGCTTTGTTTACCGTACTATTGAAGATTTGAAAACCATTGAAGCAACGGCAAAACGCAGTAAAAGCGGTGTCGTTGTAGGCGGTGGTTTATTAGGTCTAGAAGCGGCAGGCGCATTAAAAGCGCTGGGTGTCGAAACACACGTTATCGAGTTTTCACCGGTATTAATGGCTGAGCAACTAGATCGTGAAGGTGGCGAACAGCTTCGTAAAAAAATTGAAAAACTGGGCGTACAAGTGCATACCAGTAAGAATACATTAGAAATCGTTGCGCAAGGTGAAACGGCACGTAATACCATGAAGTTTGCTGATGGTACCGAGCTTGAAGTTGATTTTATCGTATTCTCAACCGGTATTCGTCCACAAGACAAGTTGGCTCATCAATCAGGTTTAGCAACAGGCCGCCGTGGTGGTATTACCATTACTGACCAATGTGTGACGAGCGATAACGATGTGTATGCGATCGGTGAGTGTGCATCTTGGAACGAACAATTCTTTGGATTAGTGGCACCGGGTTACAAAATGGCACAAGTTGCTGTTGACCACTTGTTAGGTCATGAAAGTGTATTTGAAGGCGCGGACATGAGTGCAAAACTCAAACTACTTGGCGTAAAAGTAGGGAGTATCGGTGATGCAAATGGCCGTACACCGGGCTGCAAGAGCTTCGTATACCTTGATGAAACAGAGGAAGTATACAAACGTATTATTGTTTCTGAAGACGGCAAAAAATTACTGGGTGCAGTATTAATCGGTGATACATCTGATTACGGTAATTTATTACAACTTAAATTGAATGACATGGATCTACCTGAGCATCCAGATAGTTTGATTTTACCTGCGCATGCAGGTGGCGATAAGCCTGCAATGGGTGCTGATTCATTACCAGATACTGCGGTATTGTGTTCTTGTTTTGATGTCACTAAAGGTAAAATTGCAGCCGCAGTTGCCGATGGCCACACAACAATAGGCGAAATAAAAGCAGTTACTAAAGCCGGTACAGGTTGTGGTGGTTGTTTACCACTTATTACACAGGTATTGAATTCAGAACTGGCTAAATCAGGCATTGAAGTGAAAAACCATTTATGTTGTCACTTCGAATATTCTCGCCAAGAGTTATTCCACCTTATCCGCATTGAATGTATTAAGACCTTTGACGAATTATTGACTAAATACGGTAAAGGTTACGGTTGTGAAGTGTGTAAACCAACTGTTGGTTCCATCTTAGCATCGTGTTGGGGTGAGCATATATTAAGTCGTGATAATGTTGGCCTGCAAGATACCAATGATAACTTCTTAGGAAACATGCAAAAAGACGGTACTTATTCAGTTATTCCACGTATGGCAGGCGGTGAAGTAACACCACAAGCACTGGCTGTACTGGCTGATGTTGCTGCTGAATATAACTTGTATACCAAGATCACTGGCGCACAACGTATTGGTTTGTTCGGGGCTCATAAAGGTGATTTACCAACAATCTGGAAGAAACTGATTGCTGGAGGTTATGAAACGGGTCAAGCGTATGCAAAAGCATTACGTATGGCTAAAACCTGTGTTGGTAGTACTTGGTGTCGCTTTGGTGTGCAAGACAGTGTCGGTCTCGGTGTGTTACTTGAAAACCGATATAAAGGTATTCGTACTCCACACAAAATGAAGTTTGGTGTATCCGGTTGTACGCGTGAATGTGCTGAAGCACAGGGTAAAGATTTAGGTCTTATTGCAACAGACTCTGGTTGGAATATGTATGTCTGTGGTAATGGCGGCATGAACCCGCGTCACGCAGATTTACTCGCATCGGATCTAGATGAAGCAACATTACTTCAATATATTGACCGTTTCTTAATGTTCTATGTTCGCACAGCAGACAAGCTACAACGTACGTCGGTATGGATGGATAACCTAGAGGGTGGTGTTGATTACCTACGTGAAGTGGTTGTTAATGACAAACTGGGTATTAATGAACAACTAGAAACTGACATTAATAAACTGATTAATGAATTCCGATGCGAATGGTCTGAAGTAGTCGAAAGTGAAGAACAGCAAAAACGTTTCGCTCACTTTATTAATAGCGATGAGCAAGACAGCAATGTGCGCTTTGTGAGTGCACGTGACCAACATCGTCCTGCTTCAACTGCAGAGAAAGCGGATACTTATACAATCACAGTGGAGGAGCACGCATGA
- the nirD gene encoding nitrite reductase small subunit NirD, whose translation MSKWISVCQLSDINPKTGVCALVNGKQVAIFRPRDNDELFAIDNMDPFAKSNVLSRGLICEHDEQLWVASPLKKQRFNLSTGQCLENDVVSLATYKIRVNKDAVEIGV comes from the coding sequence ATGAGTAAATGGATTAGCGTTTGCCAACTAAGCGATATCAACCCAAAGACAGGTGTGTGTGCACTGGTTAATGGTAAACAAGTTGCGATTTTTCGTCCACGTGACAACGATGAGTTGTTTGCGATAGACAATATGGACCCGTTTGCTAAATCGAATGTACTTTCACGCGGTCTTATTTGCGAACATGACGAGCAGCTTTGGGTAGCAAGTCCGTTGAAGAAACAACGCTTTAATTTATCGACAGGGCAATGTTTAGAAAACGATGTAGTGTCACTTGCAACGTATAAAATTAGAGTAAACAAAGATGCTGTTGAGATTGGCGTTTAA
- the nirC gene encoding nitrite transporter NirC, with protein MYADTIKKCSANAARIVKLDKTDPLSFLISGAMAGAYVGLGIILIFTLGNMVDPSIRSLVMGATFGIALTLVIIAGSELFTGHTMFLALGAKTGAITWADNVRILPKTWLYNLIGSIAVAALFYYAGGGKLLGNSESLVHKVALAKTTAPAIVLLFKGILCNWLVCLAIWMCQRVEGSAKFIAIWWCLLAFIASGYEHSIANMTIFAMAYFGDSQEAFNLVGVGHNLLWVSLGNIISGTAFMGLGYWYSTPKAERPVVNQEVVKATTVTGKTAKA; from the coding sequence ATGTATGCAGACACAATTAAAAAATGCTCAGCCAACGCTGCCCGCATTGTAAAACTAGACAAGACAGATCCACTTAGCTTTCTTATCAGCGGTGCTATGGCTGGTGCGTATGTGGGTCTTGGTATTATCTTGATCTTCACGTTAGGTAACATGGTTGATCCATCAATTCGTTCATTAGTGATGGGCGCGACATTTGGTATTGCATTAACGTTAGTTATTATTGCGGGTTCTGAGCTGTTCACTGGTCATACTATGTTTTTAGCACTAGGAGCGAAAACAGGGGCTATCACTTGGGCTGATAATGTACGTATATTACCAAAAACATGGTTATATAATCTTATTGGTTCAATCGCAGTTGCAGCGTTATTTTATTATGCTGGTGGCGGAAAATTATTAGGTAACTCAGAAAGTTTAGTGCACAAAGTTGCGTTAGCGAAAACAACTGCACCAGCAATCGTTTTGTTATTCAAAGGTATCTTATGCAACTGGTTAGTCTGTCTTGCAATCTGGATGTGTCAACGTGTTGAAGGTTCAGCTAAATTTATCGCTATTTGGTGGTGTCTATTAGCATTTATCGCGTCTGGTTACGAGCATTCAATCGCTAACATGACTATCTTTGCAATGGCTTACTTCGGAGATAGCCAAGAAGCATTCAATCTGGTTGGTGTTGGTCATAACCTATTATGGGTTTCACTCGGTAATATCATTTCTGGTACTGCATTCATGGGACTAGGTTATTGGTACTCGACACCAAAAGCAGAGCGCCCTGTAGTAAACCAAGAAGTTGTAAAAGCGACAACAGTTACAGGTAAAACAGCTAAAGCTTAA
- a CDS encoding DEAD/DEAH box helicase, protein MGFSALNLNQNLINTVTKLGYETPTPIQAQAIPAILEGRDIMGGAQTGTGKTAAFALPIIHQLMAQQLTANSAEPTAKKQIRALVLTPTRELSQQVHKSFVTYSEDSELTAELVYGGVSINPQVKALAQGADILVATPGRLLDLLDRETLTLEFVEKIVFDEADRMLDMGFMEEIRRILKHLPKKRQTMLFSATFDDAIFKLSKSLLNDPLLVEVDTRNAAAEQVEQIVYAVDTDRKRELTSYLIGSRNWHQVLIFTRTKQGADSLAKEMCKDGIKTIAVHGDKSQGARERGLEDFKNGKIRALVATDVAARGLDIEQLKHVINFELPFKAEDYIHRIGRTGRAGLSGTATSLVSIGENWLLEEIETLLDTRLVAQWLPGYEPDLSKPVDDGRGKGGSKGNNNSRTADKRRAKNRSYGKKTNNRAKKDAKPNN, encoded by the coding sequence ATGGGTTTTTCTGCTTTAAATCTTAATCAAAATTTAATTAATACTGTTACCAAGTTAGGCTACGAAACGCCTACACCAATTCAAGCTCAGGCTATTCCTGCAATTCTGGAAGGGCGTGACATCATGGGTGGTGCTCAAACTGGTACAGGTAAAACGGCAGCATTTGCATTGCCCATAATTCACCAGTTAATGGCCCAGCAGTTAACCGCTAACTCAGCAGAGCCAACGGCTAAAAAACAAATTCGAGCTTTAGTATTAACGCCAACGCGTGAATTATCACAGCAAGTACACAAAAGCTTTGTTACATATAGCGAAGACAGTGAATTAACGGCTGAACTTGTTTACGGTGGCGTGAGCATTAACCCACAAGTTAAAGCGCTTGCACAAGGTGCTGACATTTTAGTTGCAACACCAGGTCGTTTATTGGATCTATTAGATCGTGAAACACTAACACTTGAGTTTGTTGAAAAAATCGTATTCGATGAAGCTGACCGTATGCTCGATATGGGCTTTATGGAAGAAATTCGTCGTATCCTAAAACACCTACCGAAAAAACGTCAAACGATGTTGTTCTCGGCAACATTTGATGATGCAATCTTTAAGCTAAGCAAAAGCTTATTAAACGATCCACTATTAGTGGAAGTAGATACGCGTAATGCAGCGGCTGAGCAAGTTGAACAAATTGTTTATGCGGTTGATACTGATCGTAAACGTGAATTAACGTCTTACCTAATCGGTTCTCGCAACTGGCATCAAGTACTTATCTTTACCCGTACTAAGCAGGGGGCAGATAGCCTAGCAAAAGAGATGTGCAAAGATGGTATTAAAACAATTGCTGTACACGGCGACAAATCACAGGGCGCACGTGAACGCGGTCTTGAAGATTTCAAAAATGGTAAAATACGTGCATTAGTGGCGACAGATGTTGCTGCCCGTGGTCTTGATATCGAACAGCTTAAACACGTAATTAACTTTGAATTACCGTTTAAAGCAGAAGACTATATTCACCGTATCGGTCGTACCGGTCGTGCTGGTCTATCAGGTACTGCTACGTCGTTAGTAAGTATTGGTGAAAACTGGTTATTAGAAGAAATCGAAACACTGCTTGATACCCGTTTAGTAGCACAGTGGTTGCCGGGTTATGAACCTGATCTAAGTAAACCTGTTGATGATGGCCGTGGTAAAGGCGGTAGCAAAGGTAATAATAACAGCCGTACTGCTGATAAACGCCGTGCTAAGAACCGTTCTTATGGTAAGAAAACAAATAATCGAGCGAAAAAAGACGCTAAGCCAAATAATTAA
- a CDS encoding YcjX family protein, with translation MRDPDKKFSKLMNKASSLKADGLASIAKLQNRYFCVGITGLSKSGKSTFITSLINQLMHHENASLAGFSPVLSERLLGVKMHPLADADIPVFPYDKNYQSLTQAEAKWPASTTNISGCLLELRLSRSGRRLNPLKAEQFSLFLEIRDYPGEWLLDLPLREMSFARWSEQCQAQYQVSPRRALMGELFDELTQLDPLSVVDEDVLKSLNVKFVQFLHDCKYKYSSLSLIQPGRFLLPGTVENTELLNFVPLLGCQKYSYDVLNGAADNSYYKHCQRNYQGYVKHLVEPFYKTFFSRIDRQLVLVDVVNTLNSGPEYLDDMRQALTSITESFSYGRQNRLVQLFKPKIDKVVFAATKIDQVLSEDHDAVRQLLGVIVKQAYKSAQHEGVQPICEATAAVRSSKEIKHQGDRGITGRGVNGEPIGYIHPTIPTRIPEGEQWQPFLDWQIPLLNPPQGLSYSNQDVLPHIRIDTILNELIGDKCL, from the coding sequence ATGCGAGACCCAGACAAAAAGTTTTCTAAGTTAATGAATAAAGCATCGTCTCTTAAAGCTGACGGGCTGGCGAGCATTGCTAAATTACAGAACCGTTACTTTTGTGTTGGTATTACAGGCTTAAGTAAAAGTGGTAAATCAACCTTTATCACCAGCTTAATTAACCAGCTCATGCATCACGAGAATGCGAGCCTAGCTGGATTTTCACCCGTATTAAGTGAACGTTTGTTGGGTGTAAAAATGCACCCGCTAGCAGATGCAGATATTCCGGTATTTCCGTATGACAAGAACTACCAAAGTTTAACGCAAGCTGAAGCAAAATGGCCTGCATCAACCACTAATATTAGCGGTTGCTTACTTGAATTAAGACTATCTCGTTCGGGACGACGTTTAAATCCGTTAAAAGCAGAGCAGTTTTCTTTGTTTCTTGAAATTCGTGATTATCCGGGCGAGTGGTTACTCGATTTACCTTTACGTGAAATGAGCTTTGCACGTTGGAGCGAACAATGCCAAGCGCAGTATCAAGTATCACCACGACGGGCGTTGATGGGGGAGTTGTTCGACGAATTAACGCAGCTAGACCCATTATCAGTCGTTGACGAAGACGTTCTAAAATCACTAAACGTTAAATTTGTACAGTTTCTTCATGACTGTAAATATAAATACAGTAGTTTAAGTTTGATCCAACCAGGGCGTTTCTTATTACCGGGTACGGTTGAGAATACAGAACTATTGAACTTCGTGCCTTTACTTGGCTGTCAGAAATACAGTTACGATGTGCTTAATGGTGCGGCTGACAACAGTTATTACAAGCATTGCCAACGTAATTATCAAGGCTATGTGAAGCATTTGGTTGAACCATTTTACAAAACATTCTTTAGCCGTATTGACCGACAATTAGTGCTGGTGGATGTGGTTAATACCTTAAATTCAGGGCCTGAATATCTTGATGATATGCGTCAGGCGTTAACCAGTATTACTGAAAGCTTTTCGTATGGTCGCCAAAATCGGTTAGTGCAATTGTTTAAGCCTAAAATAGACAAGGTTGTGTTTGCTGCGACCAAGATTGATCAGGTGTTAAGTGAAGACCATGATGCAGTGCGTCAACTACTGGGGGTAATTGTAAAACAAGCCTATAAGAGTGCGCAGCATGAAGGGGTACAACCAATCTGTGAAGCAACGGCAGCAGTACGTTCTTCTAAAGAGATAAAGCATCAAGGCGATCGTGGTATTACTGGACGAGGAGTGAATGGTGAACCAATTGGTTACATTCATCCTACTATACCAACACGAATCCCCGAGGGGGAGCAGTGGCAGCCATTTTTAGATTGGCAAATACCCTTGTTAAATCCACCACAAGGGCTGTCGTACAGTAATCAGGATGTATTACCACATATTCGAATTGATACTATTTTAAATGAATTAATAGGGGACAAATGCCTATGA
- a CDS encoding TIGR01620 family protein, protein MPMTKQANSSSTRNQGKTIDMQVEEAVVTVSREAKIFMPDLDNDLSKVPASITAEDVVDDTYRGLTLEALPIKGLKSFVIGIASIFGVMSLWQMYTIFQSALALHWIAAAGFAGLIIIVAMLALRSVFSFMSDKENMAALAGLQDKAEQLKMTNDVGQAKGFIAKLTQFYKGKPQAALLAKSIKTMPDYSSDKEAMVHLEQVFLAPLDKEALRRVSKHSLQTGMVVAASPWATVDMLLALWRSMKMIDEVGQVYGMRPSLANRYKLLKSVLRYLALIGVSELALDEMLQEFGTTSLAGITGARLSQGVGAGVYTARIGLAAVAACRPISFSPENKPKLKDFIKRIIQRMNG, encoded by the coding sequence ATGCCTATGACCAAGCAAGCGAATAGCAGCTCAACACGTAATCAAGGTAAAACCATCGACATGCAAGTCGAAGAGGCTGTGGTGACGGTGAGCCGTGAAGCAAAAATATTTATGCCCGATCTCGATAATGACTTGAGTAAAGTCCCCGCATCAATTACTGCTGAAGATGTGGTTGATGATACTTACCGTGGGTTAACGCTCGAAGCATTACCAATCAAAGGGTTAAAGTCGTTTGTTATCGGTATTGCGAGTATCTTTGGTGTGATGTCGTTATGGCAAATGTATACCATATTCCAAAGTGCCTTAGCCTTACATTGGATCGCTGCTGCAGGTTTTGCAGGATTGATTATCATTGTTGCTATGTTGGCATTACGTAGCGTGTTTAGCTTTATGTCTGATAAAGAAAATATGGCGGCATTAGCAGGGTTACAAGATAAGGCCGAACAATTAAAAATGACCAATGATGTTGGTCAAGCGAAAGGCTTCATCGCTAAGTTAACGCAATTTTATAAAGGCAAACCACAAGCGGCTCTGCTAGCTAAAAGCATTAAAACTATGCCTGATTACAGCAGTGATAAAGAAGCTATGGTACATCTTGAACAGGTGTTTTTAGCTCCATTGGATAAAGAAGCGTTACGGCGTGTATCTAAGCACAGTTTACAAACGGGTATGGTGGTAGCTGCGAGTCCGTGGGCAACTGTTGATATGTTATTAGCATTGTGGCGTAGTATGAAAATGATTGACGAGGTAGGGCAGGTATATGGCATGCGTCCTTCGTTGGCCAACCGTTACAAGCTATTAAAGAGCGTGCTCCGTTACTTGGCATTAATTGGTGTAAGTGAACTTGCACTTGATGAAATGTTGCAAGAATTTGGCACAACAAGTTTAGCGGGAATAACAGGTGCTCGCTTAAGCCAAGGTGTTGGTGCTGGCGTATATACTGCACGTATTGGTTTAGCAGCTGTAGCGGCATGTCGACCTATTAGTTTTTCACCAGAGAACAAACCTAAATTGAAAGATTTTATAAAACGTATAATACAACGTATGAATGGTTAA